In Polyangium spumosum, the DNA window AGCTCGTTCAACCGCTCGCGGGGCGTGGTCATCGCGGGCCTTCTAGCACGCCAAACGCCCGAACGACCCCCGTTTGCCTCACACGAGCCCGCTCGGGTATGTTCGCCCCATGTCCATGACGCCGCCGCCCGGGCCCAACGAGCCGATCGACATCACCGTGATCCTGCACGATCGCTCGCGCGCCGAGCTCCAGGACTTCGTGATCGAGTCGTCCGATCCCGAGAGCCCCCGGTTCGGCCGCCACCTCTCGCGCGACGCGCTCGCGGGCCTCGTGGCCCTGCACGACGTCCAGATCGACGCCGTACACACCTGGCTCCGGCGCGCCGGCCTCGAACCTCTGCCTTCCGGGCCCGTCGGCCGGCAGCTCATCGTCGTGCGCGCGCCCGAGGAGCCCATCCGCCGCGCCTTCGGCCGCCACCTCGCCGATTGGCTGCGCGAGCCCGCCGGGCACCGCTCGCCGCGCGTCGACACCGCCGTGCCCCGCGATCTCGCCGGCTACATCCAGGCCGTCCACGGCCTGCGCAACGCCCCCGAGGCCCGCAGCTCCATGGTCTCCCGCGCCCGGCAGGAGGAGGTCCCCGAAGGGCTCCGCGAGGGGTTTCCCTTTTCGGTCCGCAGCGAGCCCGGAAAACCGCCGCCGCACCTCGCCGGCGTATCACCCGCCGACATCCGTCGCATTTATTCGTTCCCGGACGACCTCACGGGCGAGGGCGAGACCATCGCGCTCCTCATGCTCGGCGGCTCGATCGACATCGGCGATCTGCACCTCTTCTGGCGCGCCCACGGCATCACGCCGCCCGCGGTGGAGATGATCGATCTCGGGCCCACGCGGGGCGGCAGGCTCGTCGATCCGCTCCACCGGCTGGAGGCCACGATGACCGTCGCCTGGGCCGGCGCGATGGCGCCCGGGGCCCGGATCGTCGTGTATTTCGTGGACCCGGAGGTCGTCGCCGACCCGTGGTCGATGTTCCTGCTCGCGGTCATCGGCGACGAGGACCGCGACGTCACGGTGGCCTCGACGAGCTGGATCACCCCGGAGCGGCGTTATTATCGGATCTTCGGCTCGAGCGTGGTCACGGGCCTGCTCGATCAAGCCGCGGCGCTCGGGATCACGGTGATCAGCGCGGCGGGGGATTGGGGCGCGCTCGACGGTATCCCGCGCCGCATGGTCGACGGGTATGCCGTGAGCGACGCGCCCTGGCCGCACGGCGTCTTTCCCGCCGTGGAGGAGCGCGTGCTCGGCGTCGGCGGGACGATGATCACGTGCATGGATCCGCTCACCGAGCTCGCCTGGAGCGGCCCGCCGCCCGTCGCCGTCGCCAGGATGGTGCAATTCACGCAGATCGCGTCGAGCGGCGGTTTCTCCGAGGACGTGCCCATTCCCGCCTGGCAACGCGAGAGCCTCCGGAAATGGTATGCGCGCGGCGCGAACTTGCCGGCCGTCGTGCCGTATGGCCGGGGTTTCCCCGACGTGGCCCTGATGGCCTCGGGCCCCTCGGTGCAGCGGGGCGAGGTGCTCACGGCGCTCGGGTATCAGGCGGTGATCGGGCGGAACTGGATCGATTACGCGGGGGGCACGAGCATGGCCGCGCCGATCTGGGCCTCCATCATCGCGCTCGCGAACGAGGCGCGGCGCAGGGCGGGCAAGGGCCGGGTCGGCTTCGTGAACCCGGCGCTGTATTCGCTGCGCAAGGCCGAGCCGCCGGCGTTCCGCGACATCACGATCGGACAAACCGACGTCTGCGTCCGCGTGGTGAACAGCGTGGGCAAGGCCGTCGTGCAGCGCGTCGACGGCTACAGCGCGTGCTCCGATTGGGATCCGGTGACGGGCCTCGGCGTGCCGCACGTGACGAACCTGATCGGGCACCTCGTCCGGCTGGGCCAGCCGAGCGAAGCGGCGGAGACCTGACGCGTCGATCCCCGCCCGGGCTACCTGTCCCGGCTGGCACGTGTCATGATCCCCGCATGAGCAAGTCCCGGCAGGATGTCCTCGATGAGTCGAAGAAAAAAGCCGTCAAGGCCGGCGTCGTGACGGCCGGAACGGTGGTGCTGGCCGCGGCGGGCCTGCCCGTCCTCGCGACGGTCGCCGCGGTCCCGGCGGCCGTGCTCGGCTGGAAGTGGTGGAAGCACCGCGCCGAGAACGGAATCCGCTTCTGAAATCGGTCGGGCGCCTCTTCGCGCCCGGTCCATGGGGGAGCTGTGCCGCGCTCGATCGAACACCTGTCTTCCCTGGGATCCGCGCTGGCGCCCATCGCGGATGGGGTGCTGGTGGTCGACGCCGAGGGGCGCCTCGTGTTCGCGAGCGAGTCCATGCGAGCGATCGCGCGGTGCCCTCTCCCGCCAGGCCTGGATGTTCGGCAAGCGGTGACGACGGCGGTCGTGCGCCACCGGGACGGTCGGACCATGCCCTGGGGCGAGATGCCCCTCGCGCGGGCCCTCGGCGGCGCGACCGTCGTTGACGAGGTCCTCTGGTTCGATGCGCTGGGAGCCCCCGATCGTATGGTCGCGGTGACGGCGAGCCCCGTCCTCGACGACGCGGGCGTGGTCTCCGGCGCGTACGTCCTCCTGCGCGACATCAGCAGCCAGCTACGCGCCGAGGAGGCGCTGCGGCGAAGCGAAGCCCGGTTCCGCCACCTCGTGGAGACGATGCCGGACGTCATCTTCTGTCAGGACCTCGACCTCCGTTATACCGAAATTCGCCTCCCGTACCCCGCGCTCAGCCCGGAGGCGGTGGTCGGTCGGACCGATATCGATATTTTTCCGCCGGAGTCCGCCGCGGAGCTCACGGCCATCAAGAAGGCCGTCCTCGCGACGGGGAAGGGCGTGCGCACCGAGACGTGGCTGCCGATCGGCGAAGAGCGCCGGTGCTTCGACGCCTTCTACGAGCCGCAGCGCGACGCGAGCGGGCGGCTCGTCGGGGTCGCGGCCTTCGCGCGGGACATCACGGAGCGCAAGAAGGTCGAGGAGGCGCTCGCGCAGAAGACGCGGGAGCTCGAGGCGGTCCTCTCGGCGCTGCCCGATCTCTATTTCCGGCTGGACGCCGAGGGCACGTACCTCGATTGCAGGGCCGGGCGCATGGCCGACCTCTATCGCCCCGCGGAGGAGATGCTCGGCAAACGAATCCGCGACGTGTTGCCGCCGGAGCTCGCCCACCGCATCGAATCGGCCCTCGCGGAGGTGCTCACCACCCAGCGCCTCGTCACGCTGGAGTACGACCTCGTATGGGCCGAGCGCACGCAGACCTTCGAGGCGCGCCTATTGCCGCTCGTCGAGGACCAGGTCGTCGCGGTCGTCCGCAACATCACGCCCGAACGGCGGGCCGCGGCGGAGCGCGAGCGGCTCCTCGCGCGAATCCAGACCGAACGCGGGCTGCTCGAGGCCGTGCTGCGCCAGATGCCCTCCGGCGTGAACATCGTCGACGCGCAGGGGACGTTCCTCTTCATGAACAACCAGAGCAGGGGCATCTTCGGGCCGCAGCCGGCGAGGGCGACCATCGCCGATTTCGCGAAGATCGTCCTGTTTCGCGAGGGCGAACGGTGCGCCGTCGACG includes these proteins:
- a CDS encoding S53 family peptidase, coding for MSMTPPPGPNEPIDITVILHDRSRAELQDFVIESSDPESPRFGRHLSRDALAGLVALHDVQIDAVHTWLRRAGLEPLPSGPVGRQLIVVRAPEEPIRRAFGRHLADWLREPAGHRSPRVDTAVPRDLAGYIQAVHGLRNAPEARSSMVSRARQEEVPEGLREGFPFSVRSEPGKPPPHLAGVSPADIRRIYSFPDDLTGEGETIALLMLGGSIDIGDLHLFWRAHGITPPAVEMIDLGPTRGGRLVDPLHRLEATMTVAWAGAMAPGARIVVYFVDPEVVADPWSMFLLAVIGDEDRDVTVASTSWITPERRYYRIFGSSVVTGLLDQAAALGITVISAAGDWGALDGIPRRMVDGYAVSDAPWPHGVFPAVEERVLGVGGTMITCMDPLTELAWSGPPPVAVARMVQFTQIASSGGFSEDVPIPAWQRESLRKWYARGANLPAVVPYGRGFPDVALMASGPSVQRGEVLTALGYQAVIGRNWIDYAGGTSMAAPIWASIIALANEARRRAGKGRVGFVNPALYSLRKAEPPAFRDITIGQTDVCVRVVNSVGKAVVQRVDGYSACSDWDPVTGLGVPHVTNLIGHLVRLGQPSEAAET
- a CDS encoding PAS domain-containing protein, whose protein sequence is MLVVDAEGRLVFASESMRAIARCPLPPGLDVRQAVTTAVVRHRDGRTMPWGEMPLARALGGATVVDEVLWFDALGAPDRMVAVTASPVLDDAGVVSGAYVLLRDISSQLRAEEALRRSEARFRHLVETMPDVIFCQDLDLRYTEIRLPYPALSPEAVVGRTDIDIFPPESAAELTAIKKAVLATGKGVRTETWLPIGEERRCFDAFYEPQRDASGRLVGVAAFARDITERKKVEEALAQKTRELEAVLSALPDLYFRLDAEGTYLDCRAGRMADLYRPAEEMLGKRIRDVLPPELAHRIESALAEVLTTQRLVTLEYDLVWAERTQTFEARLLPLVEDQVVAVVRNITPERRAAAERERLLARIQTERGLLEAVLRQMPSGVNIVDAQGTFLFMNNQSRGIFGPQPARATIADFAKIVLFREGERCAVDDFPLSRALRGETVRDEEYVYERQDGVVIEISISAAPVVDREGRIVAAVTVFSDITERKRMEHALASARAEAEHKAAELHALLRSMAEAVTVIDGQGNVVLQNQASRVLEGDSISHVREVNGRTRLFSTSGARVPWEEYPSQRLLRGESITEAEYVVESPDGTRRNVLVSASAVQDGVVPISLGVIVSRDITEIRRLEAAREDVLHAISHDLRQPITVMMSAAQMLRRALARAQMEREVFIVDRVVTGARRMASMIDDLVDSARLDSGQLPLHVERCELLPVVMDIVSRAWTAQDQARLRIEHPPEGLPPVTLDPARFERIFVNLVGNALKYSPPDELVTIGIEKCDAEIVIVVRDRGCGVPAEEIPHLFERYYRARTGKKIEGIGLGLFIARQLVEAHGGRIWAESEVGKGSTFVFTLPLSRDPRG